The Chloracidobacterium sp. DNA segment GGCGACCGGCACAAACCCGTAATCACCCGGCACGAGCGCATAGGCGCCGTCGTCCGTTTCACAGATGAGGCGGCCTTCAAGCACGTAAAAGCTCTCCTCGAAGGAATGCAGGTGTGTATCAATGACGCCGCCCGGCGCAAGCTCGCAGAGGTTGAACTCTTGATGGACGGAACCGGCCGCACCGTTGACGACCGACCAGCGGCGGAAGCCGCGACTCAGCCGGGCGAAGGCGTTCGGCACCTGATAATCTGCCTGTTCAGCGGTACACACAAGATGTCTGGATGGCATTGCTTACTCCAAAAGATGCAACGGCTCTTCGAGAGCCTCGACCAGCGTCTGTAAGAACTGCGCCGCGCGCGCACCATCGGCCACGCGGTGATCGCACGAGAGCGTGAGCGTCAGCATCGGCAGCACGGCGGGCTGACCGTTCACCGGCGCCACGCGGTCGGCGATGCGGCCA contains these protein-coding regions:
- a CDS encoding cupin domain-containing protein, with the protein product MPSRHLVCTAEQADYQVPNAFARLSRGFRRWSVVNGAAGSVHQEFNLCELAPGGVIDTHLHSFEESFYVLEGRLICETDDGAYALVPGDYGFVPVA